TTGTAATATTAATGACTTGCATTTGTTTGCATGCAGCTAACCAGTCTTGTGAATGCTCGGAAAATAAGTATGAAGTATGGAAAAAAGCTCTTGAAGAACTACTTAACAACATCAGTTTGTTTCCTGACAGTCAATGCTTTTGGGTACATTGGCTCCTACTGTGTTGTCAGGTGAGCATGCCAGGTGTGGCCTTTCCCATGCACATGTTGGGGCAGTTTGGAAGTAGTAAGTGTAATATACATGCTATTATACTGAGTGTGTCATGCTTGCTTTTACTCTGGGAAATTTATATGAAACCATGGAGTTGCATAACAAAGtaatctttttctgtttatttacttatttgtttatttattttttatgtttttgtgcatgGATAGTCAATTCATTAAGATATAGTATAGTTTATGTGAATGAATACACATTTAAGTAGTCAGTGGTCATAGTGTGTTGTGATCAGCTCCCACAATTCTTGTTACTACACAAACCAAGTATAGTGCATGAGTTCTTGTTGGTTAGtttggagagaggaggtgaccATAGGATATTGATGAAGGACAGCCATTGAAGCACTTCATCATTAGcatataaaatgacaaaaaaattagtattttccagttggaacaagataaaatactgtaaaattagtattttcctgttggaacaagataaaatactgtaaaatagaaaatactgtATTTGACAGTTTATAAGACATATGGGGTTATAAGATGCATctcagtttgggcaggcattgaaaaaaaaaaaaaagataaataaatgggttTAAGCTCtgtatatgaagtgaaggatttaaCCTGACATTTGATGCCCtctcatatgtattcagatccttattagattccaatatttttccttgggaaattttataattttgtaaCTTATACGCCATTGTGTACACGTTGTTTCTGTGACCCCATTATGTTGGGGAAATGGAATCTGGAAATTTTAAACACTATTGCATAAACTGTATTGCATGATTATTGTGCAGACCATCACCATGAGTCACCCTACTTTGTGACTCTCTTTTCACTTATAAAATcttttgttatgttaggttttctgaaaaaaatatagtttctcattagcttcaagttttgttgaacaCACATGCgagataaaaatgttaaaagataggcaTAATTTCTGTTGTATGAAGGTGTATCTTACCTAAGGAACGCAGTGAACCTTGCATGTGTTGCCAGGTTTGATGTTTAACTAATGGTGAATTTGTTTTGGTACAAACAACGTAAGCATAgtcacttaatttctttctgactggtgttattttatgtgaattaccaTTAAGTATGATCTGTTATACATTGTtaccttacaaaaaaaagagttgtttttgagatttagaaatgatcatcactttgtttacatgtgtgaaGATGTTTGTGGTTTGATTTAAGGGCcactgttgccatagacttactACTAGCCACTGCCCCAgagctgaaccttggccttatAAGACGCTGGCTAATTTTCTGAGACTTTTTTTAAGGTGTGTCTTATAAGCTATCAAATACGGTAGCTGAAATTGAGTCACCTCTATGAAATGTCAAATTGTTTAATTGTTAATGATATGTTTGTTGTTTACTCCCACAGACACATTCTGCAGCACTTCAACTTTTTCACAGTCTCCTTTGTGCCAGGGTTCATTGGCAGCCTCATGGCCATCCTAGTGGAACGGCCAGCACGACGAACACTCCTGGGCATCTATGTTACCAATGTGGTGAGTGCCAACGCTGCTTCTTCCCACCCTAATTTCTATTTGGGATTGCTCTTTACAAAAGTCTTCTTCAGATGTTTCTGCTTTGAGGCATTCTTTCATCTAATCCTTTGTCTCTTGTGTCTTCATTGACATGGTCCTTCCATCTGATCCTATGtaggtcttcctcttcttcgtgctCCTCTTTCCACAGCTCAAGGTTCACCCCGGGGAGGTCGCGACATGACACTCGGGGGTTcctgggggtgaggaagggatgaggggatagcattttgtctgtgtctgtatgtgtgtgtgtgtgtgtgtgtgtgtgtgtgtgtgcaggagcagTACTTACAGGAAGGGGTCTGGAAAGTCAAAGACAGACCGCTGTTCACTTTCCACATTGTCACAGTTGTCACACAGAAGCTTGGCCAGTGTCACCTGTAGAGAAGAGACACACTTGAGCTCATTTGTTTGCTGCTAAAACACTTAATTTGTTAAGTAAGATCAAGATAAGTTAGCTAATTTGATTAGTAAGGTTAGACATAACTAGATTTAGGACAGATTAGGTAATTAAGTTAAGTTTTGAGTAGATTTGGCAAGGTTACTTAGATTTTAAGTTGATTTGATAAGTAAGGTGATTTACttttactaatgctactattatttctactactattattccttTCTATCCTATGGCTGACTGggataagaatgtgtgtgtgtgtgtgtgtgtgtgtgtgtgtgtgtgtgtgtgtgtgtgtgtgtgtggcttgtgtgggattgccagcctggtatataaagagaaatgaactattgctattactactactgctgctcacCACCCACAGACAgagatactactgctactattattactattactaccaccactacttaacACCAACAgagatactattactactactgctaccaccaccaccactcattactcacagatggatagactactgctactgttactaccaccaccaccaccaaggaagacccacctttcttatttcagtgaGCTGAGGGTCGGTGAAGCGCACAAGTGGGTCAGCATTCTCATACCAGAACCGGTCACAGCAGCGGAGGTTCCTGAACTGAATGCCAAGGATGCAGCCGAACGTGGGACCGACCAGTCCACCGTGCAGCGGCGTCTCAATCAATCCACCAGTGAACAGATCTATGTCATCCACGTGTGCGTACGTCCGTTTCATTCGCTCGATCACCGGCCTCGCTATCTCCCTGTGCAGGTCATCAAACGACCTCGCCCTGGTCAGGTTACAGAGGGCCCTGTACTCATTGTAAGGCTGCAGTCCATGGTCTCTGCCTCGCTGGATGTTGAGGGCAGCCAGGTCCAGGCCAGAGAATGGCTGCCGCTTGTCTTCAAAGAGATGGTTGGTCACCTCATCTGTCAAGAACTGGTCCAGTGTCTCCATGGACACAGTAGTCAGGCCGTGGATGATCTCATCAAGCATCCCAGGCTGGTAGAGTAGGTCTGGGTTGAAGAAGTGTTCGCTCAGCTTGACAGGAGGGTTGCGCTTGGCAAATATTCCATCCATGCGCTCCAGGGAAGGCTTGAGTAGAGAGTGGCCAAAGCGGAAGGCTATGCCAAATTCATTGAGCACTGTTGGGTTGCAGTATGCATcgtaatctgagagagagagagagagagagagagagagagagagagagagagagagagagagagagagagatagtcattAGGAGTGCAGTGTGTTAGAGGGAaatgttgcacacacacacacacacacacacacacacacacacacacacacacacacacacacacacacacacacacacacacacagacacacacacacacacacacacacacacctagagtCAGCTGGCCTGGCATGGAGCGGGTCAGGGGGATGCAGAATGGCTGGCCAGATGATATAttgacaggagggaaaaatggatcgTTCTGAGGAATGGCTATGGGGAAACACTCAGGGTGGACTGTCTGGGGAGAGTCACATCTGCGGCAATCCAGAATCGAGTCTTGGaaacctggaagagagagaagtgaatgtgtttagtgggtgaggtgaagagATGCTGGGCCAGGAGTCAGTGTATTTACAGAcatgaagtaaagagagaataggtactttttttttttatcaacacatACACAGTTAAGTTAATATTAGAAAACATATACCTGTTAACactagaatgagaaagagaaacatgagat
This Scylla paramamosain isolate STU-SP2022 unplaced genomic scaffold, ASM3559412v1 Contig78, whole genome shotgun sequence DNA region includes the following protein-coding sequences:
- the LOC135098742 gene encoding transmembrane protein 135-like is translated as MGSFSKILPYSCYELGHCWKHSCSSASFEICIIGFIESIKIYGVVYLLTSLVNARKISMKYGKKLLKNYLTTSVCFLTVNAFGYIGSYCVVRHILQHFNFFTVSFVPGFIGSLMAILVERPARRTLLGIYVTNV
- the LOC135098737 gene encoding peroxidasin-like; translated protein: MTACVVTWWCLWLTVAGMEVWGGGEDGERGGREERSLQQIPLGTSGFPLPVDIDPIPSGPREQINQVTSFIDGSVIYGSSKEESDELRAFSGGLLKVQRGPANTQILMADTNQIDCKTSGRFKARSRKTRAADGQLKDIESGSPNNVLDLMEVLPNTDVSDITEIPSVFERDDQTLPCDHTLRFRTATGWCNNLNFPSFGKSFRAKSRLLRPSYENGLSKPRVTSVTGKPLPSPRLISTNMHNDVSAPHVRYTLMVMQWGQFIDHDIIFTPINKGFQDSILDCRRCDSPQTVHPECFPIAIPQNDPFFPPVNISSGQPFCIPLTRSMPGQLTLDYDAYCNPTVLNEFGIAFRFGHSLLKPSLERMDGIFAKRNPPVKLSEHFFNPDLLYQPGMLDEIIHGLTTVSMETLDQFLTDEVTNHLFEDKRQPFSGLDLAALNIQRGRDHGLQPYNEYRALCNLTRARSFDDLHREIARPVIERMKRTYAHVDDIDLFTGGLIETPLHGGLVGPTFGCILGIQFRNLRCCDRFWYENADPLVRFTDPQLTEIRKVTLAKLLCDNCDNVESEQRSVFDFPDPFL